One Natrinema longum genomic window carries:
- a CDS encoding sensor histidine kinase, which yields MTERTSHDEETIQRRPDDCETIQLLIGDDGCRTTVRDLLTDRYELTTDRSVSDADLVVVEADRFATYESELRRRARRPAFCPVVVIRCDPRADAMSLPDPHTSDDPILVDAVLRTPLDSATFRRRLQSLLVRRRQSLALRNRQSASAQRDGDRHRVDRSGSQHGRVDSSDDPDGSPSGSVPAVTDGAGDDRYESIFNRTYQFTGLLEPDGTVIEANDAALEFGGIDRDAVIGTPIWEAYWFRRSESLQRQTKADVERAAGGEFVRRKIEVQGADETAIIDFSIRPVRDEQGTVTLLVPEGRDITELDDRRRELQRSERRFEAVFEDPKMLAALLDPDGTVRRVNRTAMTYVESDHAAIRGEPFWETPWWDDGAREDLRRWIDRAANGEYVEYEREHAGKEADTFTVVGTIRPVTNDEDDVVSLIASAHDITERKRRERELERTNDQLERFASIVSHDLRNPLNVLAGSLEMAAETGDAEQFDHCRDAIDRMDGLIEDLLALARQGEHVDSLAAVDLQRLAADCWRTVETNAGSLRFDGSVTIHADEGRARQLLENLFRNAIEHGPTNPDSQTRQDATEHGDDEITVTVGGLDDGFYVEDDGRGIPPDERQRVFDNGYSTTSTGTGFGLAIVETIAEAHGWELRLVESAAGGARFEFTDATEID from the coding sequence ATGACCGAACGGACGTCACACGACGAGGAGACGATCCAACGGCGACCCGACGATTGCGAGACGATACAGCTACTGATCGGGGACGACGGGTGTCGAACGACGGTCCGGGACCTGCTGACCGACCGGTACGAACTCACGACCGACCGATCCGTTTCGGATGCGGATCTGGTCGTCGTCGAGGCCGACCGCTTTGCCACGTACGAGTCGGAGTTGCGACGGCGCGCCCGACGACCGGCGTTTTGCCCCGTCGTAGTGATACGTTGCGATCCGCGAGCGGATGCGATGTCGCTGCCGGATCCCCACACCAGCGACGACCCGATACTCGTCGATGCGGTCCTCCGGACGCCACTCGATAGCGCGACCTTCCGGCGTCGACTGCAGTCCCTGCTCGTCCGTCGGCGTCAATCGCTCGCCTTACGAAACCGACAGTCGGCCTCGGCCCAGCGAGACGGGGATCGCCATCGTGTCGACCGGTCCGGGAGTCAGCACGGTCGCGTCGACTCCAGCGACGACCCCGACGGCAGCCCCTCCGGCTCCGTTCCCGCCGTCACGGACGGGGCGGGAGACGACCGGTACGAATCGATCTTCAACCGAACCTACCAGTTCACGGGATTGCTCGAGCCCGACGGGACGGTGATCGAGGCCAACGACGCCGCGCTCGAGTTCGGCGGCATCGACCGTGACGCGGTCATCGGAACCCCCATCTGGGAGGCCTACTGGTTCCGTCGTTCGGAGTCACTCCAGCGGCAGACGAAAGCGGACGTCGAACGGGCCGCCGGCGGTGAGTTCGTCCGCCGGAAGATCGAAGTACAGGGCGCGGACGAAACCGCGATCATCGACTTTTCGATCCGTCCCGTTCGGGACGAACAGGGAACCGTAACGCTGCTCGTCCCGGAGGGACGGGATATCACCGAACTCGACGATCGAAGACGGGAGTTACAGCGGTCCGAACGACGATTCGAGGCCGTCTTCGAGGACCCGAAGATGCTCGCCGCACTGCTCGATCCCGACGGGACGGTCCGTCGGGTCAACCGGACCGCGATGACGTACGTCGAGTCCGACCACGCGGCGATACGGGGCGAGCCGTTCTGGGAGACGCCCTGGTGGGACGACGGCGCAAGGGAGGACCTCCGTCGGTGGATCGACCGCGCGGCGAACGGCGAATACGTCGAATACGAGCGCGAACACGCCGGCAAGGAGGCCGATACGTTCACCGTCGTCGGGACGATCCGTCCGGTCACGAACGACGAGGACGACGTGGTTTCGCTCATCGCCTCCGCCCACGACATCACCGAACGCAAGCGACGCGAGCGCGAACTCGAGCGCACGAACGACCAACTCGAGCGGTTCGCCAGCATCGTGAGCCACGACCTCCGGAACCCGTTGAACGTCCTCGCGGGCTCGCTGGAGATGGCCGCGGAAACGGGCGATGCGGAACAGTTCGATCACTGCCGTGACGCGATCGACCGAATGGACGGACTCATCGAGGACCTGTTGGCCCTCGCACGACAGGGCGAGCACGTCGACTCGCTCGCGGCCGTCGATCTACAACGGCTCGCGGCCGACTGCTGGCGAACCGTCGAAACGAACGCTGGGTCCCTTCGATTCGACGGTTCGGTGACGATTCACGCCGACGAGGGACGAGCGCGCCAGCTGCTGGAGAACCTGTTCCGAAACGCCATCGAACACGGCCCCACGAACCCCGACTCGCAGACCCGACAGGACGCCACGGAACACGGCGACGATGAGATCACGGTCACCGTCGGCGGACTCGACGACGGGTTCTACGTCGAGGACGACGGTCGCGGGATCCCGCCGGACGAACGCCAGCGCGTGTTCGACAACGGCTATTCGACGACGTCCACTGGGACCGGGTTCGGCCTCGCGATCGTCGAGACGATCGCTGAGGCACACGGCTGGGAGCTCCGGCTCGTCGAGAGCGCCGCCGGCGGCGCTCGGTTCGAATTCACCGACGCTACCGAGATCGATTGA